In Rhodococcus pseudokoreensis, the DNA window GCGGAATCCCTGACCCCGGAACGTCGCCGGGCGATCGGCCTGTCGCTGCCGCGGACGCTGGCGAAGATCCATGCGGTGGACCTCGAGAGCACCGGGCTGACCGACCTGGCCAGCCACAAGCCGTACGCGCAGCGTCAGCTCAAGCGGTGGTCGGGTCAGTGGGAGAAGTCGAAGACCCGCGAGCTGCCCGCCCTCGACGACCTGACCGGGCGGCTCACCGCCTCGGTGCCGGAACAGCGGGAACTGACCCTCGTGCACGGCGACTTCCACCTGCGCAACGTCATCACCTCCCACGAGACCGGTGCGGTGACCGCCGCCCTGGACTGGGAGTTGTGCACGCTCGGCGACCCGCTCGCCGACGTCGGCAGCCTGCTCGCGTACTGGCCGGAGCCGGGCGAGACCACCGGCGGCGACTTCCCGGCGTCCACCCTCGACGGTTTCCCGGACCGGGTGGAGATCGCCGGGGTGTACCTCGACGAGACCGGACGCGACCCGAAGGCCCTGGCGTTCTGGCACGTCCTCGGCCTGTGGAAGGTGGCGGTCATCGCGGA includes these proteins:
- a CDS encoding phosphotransferase family protein, coding for MSSVDVVGIDPEAVSRWIGTLGIDTAGPLTFDRIGLGQSNLTYLVQDRAGGRWVLRRPPLGHLLASAHDVAREARILSALEDTAVPTPRVFGLTDDPEVTEVPLLLMEFVDGQVVDRMSIAESLTPERRRAIGLSLPRTLAKIHAVDLESTGLTDLASHKPYAQRQLKRWSGQWEKSKTRELPALDDLTGRLTASVPEQRELTLVHGDFHLRNVITSHETGAVTAALDWELCTLGDPLADVGSLLAYWPEPGETTGGDFPASTLDGFPDRVEIAGVYLDETGRDPKALAFWHVLGLWKVAVIAEGVMRRARDEPQNKAAAGTPTVERIDDLVAKACDIAARAGI